The Halosimplex litoreum genome has a window encoding:
- a CDS encoding type II toxin-antitoxin system VapC family toxin has translation MTTAVDTNALLALLYEDEHADESERALRRAYRDSRLVVAPIVAAELAADGQFADRSALDRFLSDFSIRIAEPSAEARFAAGEAFARYVDRRPDGLQCPACGSERAVECDDCGRSLAPRQHVAADFLIGAHASADADALVSFDSGFYGTYFPSLTVYPE, from the coding sequence GTGACGACCGCGGTCGATACGAACGCGCTACTGGCGCTCCTCTACGAGGACGAGCACGCCGACGAGAGTGAGCGGGCTCTCCGGCGCGCCTATCGCGACAGCCGACTCGTCGTCGCTCCCATCGTCGCCGCCGAGTTGGCCGCGGACGGGCAGTTCGCGGACCGGTCGGCGCTGGACCGATTCCTCTCCGATTTCAGCATCCGAATCGCGGAACCCTCGGCCGAGGCGCGGTTCGCGGCGGGTGAGGCGTTCGCTCGATACGTCGACCGACGCCCGGACGGCCTGCAGTGTCCCGCGTGCGGCTCGGAGCGGGCGGTCGAGTGCGACGACTGTGGCCGCTCGCTCGCGCCGCGCCAGCACGTCGCCGCGGACTTCCTGATCGGCGCTCACGCGAGCGCCGACGCGGACGCCCTCGTGAGTTTCGACAGCGGATTCTACGGAACGTATTTCCCGTCGTTGACAGTCTATCCGGAGTGA
- a CDS encoding AbrB/MazE/SpoVT family DNA-binding domain-containing protein: MPRVTTKGQVTIPKEIREELGIEPGDEITFEPADGGYVIRKEAPTTEAGEDPFERYRGRAESDETMTDRMTRLRGEFPRTVGDAAESVSEGEADGEDEP; this comes from the coding sequence ATGCCGCGAGTCACGACCAAGGGGCAGGTGACGATCCCGAAGGAGATCCGCGAGGAGTTGGGGATCGAGCCCGGCGACGAGATCACGTTCGAACCCGCGGACGGCGGCTACGTGATCCGCAAGGAGGCGCCGACGACCGAGGCGGGCGAGGACCCGTTCGAACGCTACCGCGGGCGGGCCGAGAGCGACGAGACGATGACCGACCGGATGACTCGCCTTCGCGGCGAGTTCCCCAGAACGGTCGGCGACGCGGCGGAAAGCGTCTCCGAGGGCGAAGCGGACGGTGAGGACGAGCCGTGA
- a CDS encoding mandelate racemase/muconate lactonizing enzyme family protein: protein MTDVEITDVQATQVDADWTWTFVRIYTDAGATGTGECYWGPGVADIVEDSLEWLVGEDPRDVEPLVHKLYEIHSATGSLAGATVSAISGIDIALHDLAGKLEEQPAYRLLGGAYRDEARIYVDCHAGAHLGGAHENAKPDEFDRDIYAPESYADAAELVVDEGHDAIKFDLDASKRYEKDRHNRHLNAEAIDYKASVVEAVTERVGHDADVAFDCHWNYAGDSARRLAAAVEDYDVWWLEDVVPPENLEVQREVTQATDTTICAGENVFRTHGVRDMVERQGVDVLQPDMPKFGGMRETVKAANLADDYYIPLALHNVSSPLGTMAGAHVGVSVSNFLALEWHGRDDPDWDTFVEEDVIESGSIPVSDEPGLGVTLDLDAVEEHMKDGETLLDEA, encoded by the coding sequence ATGACAGACGTGGAGATCACGGACGTACAGGCGACACAGGTCGACGCGGACTGGACGTGGACGTTCGTCCGGATCTACACCGACGCGGGCGCCACTGGCACCGGTGAGTGCTACTGGGGGCCGGGCGTGGCCGACATCGTCGAGGACTCCCTGGAGTGGCTCGTGGGCGAAGACCCTCGCGACGTCGAGCCGCTGGTGCACAAGCTCTACGAGATCCACTCGGCGACGGGGTCGCTGGCGGGCGCGACCGTCAGCGCCATCTCCGGCATCGACATCGCGCTGCACGACCTGGCCGGTAAACTGGAGGAACAGCCGGCTTACCGACTGCTGGGCGGAGCCTACCGTGACGAGGCGCGGATCTACGTGGACTGTCACGCCGGCGCGCACCTGGGCGGCGCCCACGAGAACGCAAAGCCCGACGAGTTCGACCGCGACATCTACGCGCCCGAGAGCTACGCCGACGCCGCCGAGCTGGTCGTCGACGAGGGCCACGACGCCATCAAGTTCGACCTCGACGCGAGCAAGCGCTACGAGAAGGACCGACACAACCGTCACCTCAACGCCGAGGCCATCGACTACAAGGCCAGTGTCGTCGAGGCGGTCACCGAACGCGTCGGCCACGACGCCGACGTGGCCTTCGACTGTCACTGGAACTACGCCGGCGACAGCGCCCGGCGGCTGGCCGCCGCCGTCGAGGACTACGACGTGTGGTGGCTCGAAGACGTGGTCCCCCCGGAGAACCTCGAAGTCCAGCGGGAGGTCACCCAGGCCACCGACACGACCATCTGCGCCGGCGAGAACGTCTTCCGGACCCACGGCGTGCGCGACATGGTCGAACGGCAGGGCGTCGACGTGCTCCAGCCGGACATGCCGAAGTTCGGCGGCATGCGCGAGACGGTCAAGGCCGCGAACCTCGCCGACGACTACTACATCCCGCTGGCGCTGCACAACGTCTCCTCGCCGCTGGGGACGATGGCCGGCGCCCACGTCGGCGTCTCCGTCTCGAACTTCCTCGCTCTGGAGTGGCACGGCCGCGACGACCCCGACTGGGACACCTTCGTCGAGGAGGACGTGATCGAGAGCGGGTCGATCCCCGTCTCCGACGAGCCCGGCCTGGGCGTCACCCTCGACCTCGACGCCGTCGAAGAACACATGAAAGACGGCGAGACGCTGCTCGACGAAGCGTAG
- a CDS encoding DUF5786 family protein, with product MGFGSYDESEQENQELDADLEDDDGVNTAENTHDGDVEYEFDASNDELLDRLQDIKENT from the coding sequence ATGGGGTTCGGGAGCTACGACGAATCAGAACAGGAGAACCAGGAGCTAGACGCCGACCTCGAGGACGACGACGGCGTCAACACAGCGGAGAACACACACGACGGCGACGTCGAGTACGAGTTCGACGCGTCGAACGACGAGCTGCTCGACAGGCTACAGGACATCAAAGAGAACACGTGA